The window CGCCAAGGACCGCACCGTCGCGTCGGCGTATTCGGTGAGGCCCCGGCCCGACGCCCGCGTGTCGGCACCGCTGTCATGGGATGAGGTGCGCACCGCCCTGCCCGAGACGTTCACGGTGCCGACGATGATCTCCCGCTACGCCGAGATCGGCGATCCGCATGCCGGCATCGACGGCGCCGTCGGGTCGCTCGACGGACTGCTGCGGCTCGCCGACGAGCTCGGCCCCGCCGAGAAGCCGCCGCGGGGCGGGGACGGCTCGGGGCGTCGGCAGTCGACGATGCCGCTCATCGAGGTCGCGCGCACGAAGACCAGGCCCGAGGCGCTGGAAGCGCTCGAGACCTGGAAGGCGCACCACGCCGGGGTCGCCGCGCAGCTGCATCCGGCCGATGTCATGATCGACGGCATGCGCGGGTCATCCTCCCTCTGGTACCGGGTGCGGGTGAACCTGCAGCACGTCGCCGAGGGTGAGCGTCCACCGCAGGAAGACCTCGTCGCCGACTACGACCCGTGGGCGGGGAAGGTCTGGCCCCAGGCCGAGAGGTAGGTCAGCCCGTCCGGTCGAGCCCGGCGACGATCGTGTCGAGCCCGAACGCATAGGCCTGGTCGAGGTCACCGCCCAGCCGGAACGCGCCGGCGAGCTCCATGGTGAGGAACCCCGTCGCCCACGCCGTGACCACGCGGGCGGCGTCGAGACTCTCCGTCGCCCGGATGATCGGGTCGGCGACCTCGCGGAACGCCTCTGCCGCCGACTCCGAGTCGAGGAGCAGGCGGAAGCTCGCCGGAGACGTCAGGGCGAAGGCGCGGTAGGCCGAGGCGAGCTCTCGCACCGTGCCGCGCGTCGCGGCGAAGCGCGCGGAGAGGTCGGCTGCCGCGTCCTCGGCCACCAAGCGGAGGAGTTCGTCGCGGTCGCGCACCCTCTTGTAGAGCGAGGGCGCGCGCACGCCGACCCGCTCGGCCACGGCATGCATCGTCACACCCGCCGCGCTCCGCTCCTCGAGCAGTGCGCGGGCCGCCGTGACGATCGCCGGAAGGGTGGTGCGCTCGGGAGTGGGCATCGAGGGTCTCCAAGGGGAATAGCGAGGAGCTATTGACGTTAGCCATGAAAGCTATGTACCGTAGCCATCGTACCCACAGAGAGAGAAGACGGCAATGCGACTCGCACCCCAGCTCCACCGCATCGGCAACGACATCGTCGCGGCGTACCTCGTCGAGACCACCGACGGCATCACGGTGATCGACGCCGGGCTCCCCGGGCATTGGCACGACCTGCTTCGCGAGCTCCGTGCGATGGGACGCGAGCTCAGCGACATCCGCGGGGTCATCCTCACCCACGGCGACAGCGACCACCTCGGGTTCGCCGAGCGCCTGCGCAGCGAGCACGGTGTGCCCGTCTACATCCACGCCGCCGACGCCGAGCGGGCGAAGGGCGGCCCGAAGCCGCCGACGCCGATGGGACGCAAGCGGCTCGGCGCGCTGGTCGGCTTCTTCGCCTATGCGGCGCGCAAGGGCGGGGCGCGCACCCGGCACCTGACCGAGGTCGTCGAGGTCACGGACGGCCAAGTTCTCCTCCTCCCCGGCGAACCGCAGATCGTCGCACTTCCCGGCCACTCGCCCGGGAGCGTCGCGGTCTTCGTCCCCGCCGTACGCGCCGCGTTCGTCGGCGACGCCCTGACGACCCGCTCGGTGCTCACCGGAGAGGTCGGGCCGCAGCCGGCGCCGTTCACCGACGAGCCCGCCGAGGCGCTGGCCTCGCTCGACCGGCTCGCCCGGCTGGACGTGGAATGGATCCTCCCCGGCCACGGCGCGCCGTGGCGCGGCCGTCCGGCTGACGCCGTAGCCGCGGTGCGGGCGGCGGCATCGGCATAACTCCTCAGGTTCGCGCGGTGAGGCGCTGGATCAGCCAGAATCCCGGTTTCGCGAGGCGAATCTGAGGAGTTTGCGGGTGGTGGGGCCTCAGGCCGGTCCCTAACTCCTGCACTTCGGCGGCGGGGGCGGCTCAGCGAGCGGAATCCGGTGCCCCCTGGCCCGAAATGCAGGAGTTAGGGACACAGCGGGCTCAAGCCCGCGTGAGAACGGTGTCGGCCAGGCCGTACTCCACGGCCGCGGCCGCGGTGAACACCCGGTCGCGGTCGGTGTCGACGCGCAGCTTCGCCGCATCGACGCCGGTGTGCCGGGCGAGGATCTCCTCCACCTCGCCGCGCACCCGCACCAGCTCGTCGGCCTGCAGGATCAGGTCGGGGATCGTTCCACGACCCTGCCCGGCGGGCTGATGCAGCACGACCCGAGCGTGGGGCAGGACGGCGCGCTTGCCGGCGGCACCGGTCGCGAGCAGCACCGCCCCGACGCCGATCGCCTGTCCGACCACGGTCGTCGCGACGTCGGGTCGCACGTGCTGCATCGTGTCGTAGATCGCCAGCATCGCCGCGGGGTCGCCGCCCTCGCAGTTGATGTAGAGCTGGATGTCGCGCTCGGGACTGTCGGCGTCGAGGTGCAGCAGCTGGGCGATGAGCGCGTTCGCGACGCCCGCGTCGATCGCGGTACCGAGGTAGACCACACGCTCGGCGAGGAGGTGCGAGTAGACATCCATGATGCGATCGCCGCGCGGATGCTGCGCCACCACGTTCGGTATCGTGTAGCCGCTCACGCCGCCACCTCCGTCGTGCCGACGCTGAGGCCGGCCGGCCGCCGGCGGCGCGGCACCACCTGGTCGAAGCCGTCGACGATCCCGTCGATGAAGCCGTACTCCTTCGCCTCGGTCGCGGTGTACCAGCGGTCGTGGAGCGAATCGTCGAAGATCCGCGCCACGGGCTGACCGGTGTCGTCGGCGATGAGGGCCAGCACCGTGTCGCGGGTGTGACGGAGGTCGTCGGCCTGCATCTCCACCTCGACCGCCGACCCGCCGATGCCGGCCGACCCCTGGTGCATGAGCACGCGCGCGTGTGGGAGTGCGCGACGCTTGCCCCTCGTCCCCGCTGACAGCAGGAACTGGCCGGCACTGGCGGCCATGCCGAGGGCGAGGGTGGCGACGTCGTTCGGGATCAGCCGCATCACGTCGCGGATCGCGAGCATCGCCGGCACCGAGCCGCCCGGCGAGTGGATCCACAGGGCGATGTCGGCGGCCTCGTCCTCAGCGGCGAGGGTCAGCAGCTGGGTGGTGAGCAGGGTGCCGTTGTCGTCATCGAGCGCGCCGTCGAGCACGAGCACCCGGTTGTGGAACAGCTCGCGTCGGGTCTCGGGCCCGAACGCCGGAGGGCGGGGAGTGTCTGACATGCATTCATCGTGCGACGGATGCCGCGGACGCGGCCGCCCGCGCGGCTCTCGGCGGATCAGCTCTGGGCAGAGCGCCGCGAGGGCTTGGCCAGCACATCGCGCACCGCGCCGGCGAGTGCCGCCATCACGTGCGCGGGCTCGATGCGCCGCGCCGCCTCCACCGCCTCGACCGAGAGCCGGTGACGCAGGTCGAGGTCGGTGAGCACCCGCACGAGTGCCTGCGTCATCGCCTCGATGTCGCCGTTCGGTACGAGCAGTCCCCCACCGCCGGCGAGCGCTTCCGCCGGGCCGAAGGGCGCGTCATAGGCCACGACCGGGCACCCGCGCACCAGCGCCTCCGCGAGCGAGAGGCCCTGCCCCTCGTGTCGGGAGGTGGAGAGGAACACGGCGGCCTCGTCGAGCACACGCCCCGGGTCATCCGTCGGTCCTCGCAGCACGACGTGCGATCCGACACCCAGCTCGTCGATGAGCGCCTGCACCTCGCCGCGCAGCGGTCCGTCGCCGAAGATCTCCAGCCGCGCCTCGGGAAGCACGCGGATGACTCCCGCGAACGCCCGCACGGCATGGTCGACCCGCTTCTGGAACGCCAGCCGGTTGAGCATGACGACCTGGTTCGGGTCGCGCCCGGCGAGCGGCGCGACGGCGGAGGCGGCGGGCACCCCGTTCGGCACGACGATGTGGACGTCGGAGGCCCCGAACCGCGCCTGGATCGCGTCGCGCTGCGCCGCGGTGGGCCAGAGCACCGCGTCGAACCGCTCGGCGACGCTGAACCAGCGCTCCCACAGCGCGTTGGTCTCGGCGTCCATGGTGTACGGAGGCTCCATGTGCACGGTGTGGATGGAGTGCAGCAGCCGCACCTCCGGGTCGTCCCACCCCGCGAGCAGCTCGCCGAGCTGCCGCGACTCGCACACGACGATCACCGGCCGCGCCGGGTCGTCCGCGCGAAGCCCCGCCACCACGTGCTCGAGCCATGCGCGGTACAGCGCTCCGAACCCCGGCAGGATTCCGCGCACCCGCCCGTCCGCCCCGTGCACGGCGATCGGGGCGGTCGTGATGTGCCAGTCGGGGTCGTCGGGGATGATCGGCAACGCCACCGCCGGATGGCCGGCCGGCACCGGACGGTACTCCAGGGCAGGGTCGGGGTCACCGGGACGCGCCGCATCGAGCAGCCACGCGGCGGCACCGCCATCCGCTCCCCTCGCCTCGTCGAAGAGGTTACGCATGCGATCGACCCCCGTGATGAGGTCGCGTCCGTCGAAGACGGCGCGATGGTGCGCGTGCTCCTCGGACGTTCCCGGGTCGACGGTGAGAAGGAGCGGCCCCTGGCCGCCGTGCACCCCGGCGGCGGCCATCTGCCGCGCCCGCGCGAGGGTCGCGAGGGTGTATCCGCCGTCCTGGTCGGGGATCAGGCGACTGGAGAGGATGACGTACTCGGCGTCCGGGAAGACGGTCATCCGCTCAGCTCACTCCCACTCGATGGTGCCCGGGGGCTTGGAGGTCACGTCGAGCACGACGCGGTTGACCTCGCGGACCTCGTTGGTGATGCGGTTGGAGATCTTCGACAGCACGTCGTAGGGAAGCCGCGTCCAGTCGGCGGTCATCGCGTCCTCCGACGACACCGGGCGGAGAACGATCGGATGACCGTAGGTGCGGCCGTCTCCCTGCACGCCGACGGAGCGCACGTCGGCCAGGAGCACGACGGGGCACTGCCAGATCTCGCCGTCCAGGCCCGCCTTGGTCAGCTCGGCCCGCGCGATGGCGTCGGCCTCACGCAGAATCTCGAGACGGTCAGCGGTGACCTCACCCACGATCCGGATGCCGAGGCCGGGGCCCGGAAAGGGCTGACGCGCGACGATCGCCTCCGGCAGGCCGAGCTCGCGGCCGATGGCGCGGACCTCGTCCTTGAAGAGGGTCCGCAGCGGCTCCACGAGCTCGAACTGCAGGTCTTCGGGAAGGCCCCCGACGTTGTGGTGCGACTTGATGTTCGCCGCCCCCGTCCCGCCACCCGACTCGACGACGTCGGGGTAGAGCGTCCCCTGCACGAGGAACCGGATCGGCTCGCCGTCGGCGGCGGCCTCGGCGACGAGATCGCGCTCGGCGGCCTCGAAGGCCCGGATGAACTCGCGACCGATGATCTTGCGCTTCTGCTCGGGGTCGGAGACGCCCTCGAGCGCGGCGAGGAACTGCTCGCGCGCGTCGACGGTGACGAGCCGCACCCCGGTGGAGGCGACGTAGTCGTTCTCGACCTGCTCGCGCTCGCCCTTCCGCAGCAGGCCGTGGTCGACGAAGATCGCCGTGAGCTGATCGCCGACCGCGCGGTGCACGAGGGCGGTCGAGACGGCGGAGTCGACGCCGCCCGAGAGCGCGGAGATCACGCGGGCGTCACCGACCTGCGCGCGGATCTTCTCGACCTGCTCGGCGATGACGTTGCCGCTGTTCCAGTCGGCGGGGAGCCCCGCGGCCCGGTGGAGGAAGTTCTCGAGCACCGCCTGCCCGTGGTCGGTGTGCTTGACCTCGGGATGCC of the Microbacterium invictum genome contains:
- a CDS encoding ATP-dependent Clp protease proteolytic subunit gives rise to the protein MSDTPRPPAFGPETRRELFHNRVLVLDGALDDDNGTLLTTQLLTLAAEDEAADIALWIHSPGGSVPAMLAIRDVMRLIPNDVATLALGMAASAGQFLLSAGTRGKRRALPHARVLMHQGSAGIGGSAVEVEMQADDLRHTRDTVLALIADDTGQPVARIFDDSLHDRWYTATEAKEYGFIDGIVDGFDQVVPRRRRPAGLSVGTTEVAA
- the guaA gene encoding glutamine-hydrolyzing GMP synthase — protein: MTEQTETSQRPVLVVDFGAQYAQLIARRVREAGVYSEIVPHTATPEEIAAREPVGIILSGGPSSVYEDGAPALDPRVLELGVPTLGICYGFQAMAKALGGEVAHTGLREYGATDATIVSEGTLLEGQPAEQNVWMSHGDQVATAPEGFEVLARTAATPVAAFANDARRLYGVQWHPEVKHTDHGQAVLENFLHRAAGLPADWNSGNVIAEQVEKIRAQVGDARVISALSGGVDSAVSTALVHRAVGDQLTAIFVDHGLLRKGEREQVENDYVASTGVRLVTVDAREQFLAALEGVSDPEQKRKIIGREFIRAFEAAERDLVAEAAADGEPIRFLVQGTLYPDVVESGGGTGAANIKSHHNVGGLPEDLQFELVEPLRTLFKDEVRAIGRELGLPEAIVARQPFPGPGLGIRIVGEVTADRLEILREADAIARAELTKAGLDGEIWQCPVVLLADVRSVGVQGDGRTYGHPIVLRPVSSEDAMTADWTRLPYDVLSKISNRITNEVREVNRVVLDVTSKPPGTIEWE
- a CDS encoding ClpP family protease; its protein translation is MSGYTIPNVVAQHPRGDRIMDVYSHLLAERVVYLGTAIDAGVANALIAQLLHLDADSPERDIQLYINCEGGDPAAMLAIYDTMQHVRPDVATTVVGQAIGVGAVLLATGAAGKRAVLPHARVVLHQPAGQGRGTIPDLILQADELVRVRGEVEEILARHTGVDAAKLRVDTDRDRVFTAAAAVEYGLADTVLTRA
- a CDS encoding TetR/AcrR family transcriptional regulator; amino-acid sequence: MPTPERTTLPAIVTAARALLEERSAAGVTMHAVAERVGVRAPSLYKRVRDRDELLRLVAEDAAADLSARFAATRGTVRELASAYRAFALTSPASFRLLLDSESAAEAFREVADPIIRATESLDAARVVTAWATGFLTMELAGAFRLGGDLDQAYAFGLDTIVAGLDRTG
- a CDS encoding glycosyltransferase, with the translated sequence MTVFPDAEYVILSSRLIPDQDGGYTLATLARARQMAAAGVHGGQGPLLLTVDPGTSEEHAHHRAVFDGRDLITGVDRMRNLFDEARGADGGAAAWLLDAARPGDPDPALEYRPVPAGHPAVALPIIPDDPDWHITTAPIAVHGADGRVRGILPGFGALYRAWLEHVVAGLRADDPARPVIVVCESRQLGELLAGWDDPEVRLLHSIHTVHMEPPYTMDAETNALWERWFSVAERFDAVLWPTAAQRDAIQARFGASDVHIVVPNGVPAASAVAPLAGRDPNQVVMLNRLAFQKRVDHAVRAFAGVIRVLPEARLEIFGDGPLRGEVQALIDELGVGSHVVLRGPTDDPGRVLDEAAVFLSTSRHEGQGLSLAEALVRGCPVVAYDAPFGPAEALAGGGGLLVPNGDIEAMTQALVRVLTDLDLRHRLSVEAVEAARRIEPAHVMAALAGAVRDVLAKPSRRSAQS
- a CDS encoding MBL fold metallo-hydrolase gives rise to the protein MRLAPQLHRIGNDIVAAYLVETTDGITVIDAGLPGHWHDLLRELRAMGRELSDIRGVILTHGDSDHLGFAERLRSEHGVPVYIHAADAERAKGGPKPPTPMGRKRLGALVGFFAYAARKGGARTRHLTEVVEVTDGQVLLLPGEPQIVALPGHSPGSVAVFVPAVRAAFVGDALTTRSVLTGEVGPQPAPFTDEPAEALASLDRLARLDVEWILPGHGAPWRGRPADAVAAVRAAASA